The DNA window TTACACCGAAAGAGTACTTGCAAACCAAAAATAGAAATCAAGTCCAACAAAATATCAGTACCCATGACTCAATCACCGCTGCAGTTTATGATAGTGGATTCAGTTCCAATAGTAGATTTTATGAAAAGTCAAATCAACTTCTAGGCATGACCCCAAAAAAATTTAAATCGGGAGGTAAAAACGAAGTCATTTACTTCTCCATTGGGAAATGTTCGTTACGTTCTTTTCTTGTAGCCAAAAGTGCAAAGGGTCTTTGCCGAATTTCAATAAATAATGATCCAGAAGTACTAATCAAAGAACTACAAGATGCATTTAGCCATGCTGAGCTAATTGGAGGCGATGCGGAATTTGACCTTATTGTAGCAAAAGTTGTCGGACTTATTGAACATCCCGGAAACGATACAGAACTTCCACTCGATATCAGGGGAACAGCATTTCAACAAAAAGTTTGGAAAGCATTGAGGGAAATCCCTGCCGGTGAAACAGTTACATATTCCTACATAGCACAGAAAATAGGTATGCCAAAGTCATATAGGGCCGTAGCAAATGCATGTGGGGCAAATAAGTTAGCAGTAGCAGTGCCCTGCCATCGAGTTGTACGAAATGATGGATCTCTTGGCGGTTATAGATGGGGGCTTGATAGGAAAAAAGTATTGATAAACAGAGAAAAAGAGCAACACAGAATCATAGGAAAGAAAGGAAATTAAGTATAATTATATGATTTATATATAATTTGTTGTATTTTTCAAATAGCAATGTAGCGTATTTTCGATACTCATTGAAACGAGATAGTCTTACTACGACAGGGCTAAATGAACTGAGGTAGTACGACTATGGCTAGTGAAAATATGAACCGAATGACAGAAAAAGAACTAAACATACTGTTGCAAGAAATGTCTGCTTTTAATAAGTTCCGAGATTCAACATCTTGGTATGAACCAGATGACGTTTGGAAGCGTCCAGTCAGACCACAATCATTTAAACATATCGTATTCGATGATGTTCAGAACGAAAACATAAGCAATTACTCAACATTTACAATGAATAGAATTCTAACAGCTATGTATGAGATGGATTTTCTTTTTCTTCCTCAGACGTCGAACAACGTTACAAGAGAATTATCAGAGAACTATAACAGTTCGATAATCAAGCTAAAAAATAAAATAATTCCTGTACTGGAAGAAAAAATATTTGGATACATTGACAAAGAAGTCTATGTTACAGGTGATTGGAATAGAGAGACCTTTGAAGAATATTTCAATAACAAGATAAGCACTCTTTCTGAAAAGCCTGAAAGTCTAGTTTTGATAGAAAAATCATCTTCAAGAGAATTGGTGGCCAAATTTTTATTAATGCAACATGCTCTGGACTTCCTACCCGAATCATCTCACATGATTCGCTACGCAAAAGGCGATTTTGGTGCAGAGCAGTCAGCTTTATTTAGGGTATTACTCGATGAGTTTGGTTATGGAAGACATGAAGAAAAACACAGTACTCTATTCAAAAAAACTTTATCGTCAGCAGGAATGTATGATAATTCTCATGCATATTGGAATTTTTACCTCAATTCTACATTAATGAATAATAATTACTTTCATTATATTACCAATGATATATCTAAATTTTTCGAGTATGTAGGTGCTATCACCTGGGCAGAAAATTCATTCGGTCCTTATTGTAGGATGATAGGAAACATGCTGAAAGAGACGATTAAAGACATTGATGTTCGCTACTATGAGGAACACGATCATATAGATGGATTTCATGGACGGATGACGCTACATGAAATATTGAATCCATTAGCTAAGCGATTTGGCAATGATGTATATGTGCACTTTGTAAAAGGGATTGAAGTTTGTGGCTTCTTACAAAAAGTGATGGAAAAAGAACTCTGCGATCAAATTCGTTGGATGGAGAACAAAGAAAAATATGTCCAGTTAGCAAAAGACATTAAAAGATCAGTTCTAGACGATATAAAAAAAATACCTGTAGCATACCTAAATGAACCATTGAATGAATTGTCAGTTCCACATGTTCATGATGGAGATGAGTTTTGTATCGTTGATGAAGGAATGCTACGTTTTTGTCATGGCCCTGATTGCTATACTGATCTTCTCCCCGGTGACTGCGTTGTAATTCGGAAGAATAGGTTACATGGAGCACTGGTTCTTTCTGATTACTGTAAGTACAGGATCCTTTCAATTGGGGACTATACAAAGTATGCAAACTATAAGATTTGAAAAGTGCCAACTCCCATTTATTTTGAAAACAAAGCATCTATTCATAATGGTAGAAAATGATGATAACAACGTGATCTTTACAGATTTCACATGTAAACATAGAGGAGGACCGCTTAGCCACGGCACATTTGTCGGTCGTTCGATTGTTTGCCCATGGCATGGGAAAAGAACATTAAAGTGTACGTTGAATAAGTTGAACTTACCTTTAATAAAAAACGGGGATAGTCTAACTGTTACAGTCAAAGACTTTGAAGCGGTTATAACGTTATCGAGTCTGAATGGAGGGGGTTATGCTGATGAAAGACTGCAAAGTCTGTGAATCCGAATTTCGTGTATTAAGTAGTATCCCACGTTGGCATTTCGCCATGCTGAATGATAATGAAAGAAATGAAAAGCTAAAACTTGCTATGGAATCTTCTGATATGAGAGATAAGCTAGTTCTCGATATTGGAACTGGGACCGGCTTTCTATCAATGCTAGCCGTCCAGAATGGAGCGAAACATGTTTATACATGTGAAGTTAATCCATATGTCGCTAAAAAAGCGGAAGAGATAATATCTATTAATGGATATAAGGATAAAATAACTGTAATAAATAAACTTTCCACTGATTTAATATTAGGTTTTGACCTGCCTGATAGAGCTGATGTGCTTATTTCTGAAACTGTAGACTGTGGTTTTTTTGGAGAAGGTTTTGCAGTTTCTCTTACGCATGCTCTCCGTGAGCTTTTACACGAAAACGCTCTGCTAATACCTAGCGCAGTAAGACTCAACTGTTGCCTAATTAATAGTGAAGATATTGCCGCGTTGAATTGTGTTCCGGATAACATCTT is part of the Gibbsiella quercinecans genome and encodes:
- a CDS encoding iron-containing redox enzyme family protein — translated: MASENMNRMTEKELNILLQEMSAFNKFRDSTSWYEPDDVWKRPVRPQSFKHIVFDDVQNENISNYSTFTMNRILTAMYEMDFLFLPQTSNNVTRELSENYNSSIIKLKNKIIPVLEEKIFGYIDKEVYVTGDWNRETFEEYFNNKISTLSEKPESLVLIEKSSSRELVAKFLLMQHALDFLPESSHMIRYAKGDFGAEQSALFRVLLDEFGYGRHEEKHSTLFKKTLSSAGMYDNSHAYWNFYLNSTLMNNNYFHYITNDISKFFEYVGAITWAENSFGPYCRMIGNMLKETIKDIDVRYYEEHDHIDGFHGRMTLHEILNPLAKRFGNDVYVHFVKGIEVCGFLQKVMEKELCDQIRWMENKEKYVQLAKDIKRSVLDDIKKIPVAYLNEPLNELSVPHVHDGDEFCIVDEGMLRFCHGPDCYTDLLPGDCVVIRKNRLHGALVLSDYCKYRILSIGDYTKYANYKI
- a CDS encoding Rieske 2Fe-2S domain-containing protein encodes the protein MVENDDNNVIFTDFTCKHRGGPLSHGTFVGRSIVCPWHGKRTLKCTLNKLNLPLIKNGDSLTVTVKDFEAVITLSSLNGGGYADERLQSL
- a CDS encoding 50S ribosomal protein L11 methyltransferase; translated protein: MLMKDCKVCESEFRVLSSIPRWHFAMLNDNERNEKLKLAMESSDMRDKLVLDIGTGTGFLSMLAVQNGAKHVYTCEVNPYVAKKAEEIISINGYKDKITVINKLSTDLILGFDLPDRADVLISETVDCGFFGEGFAVSLTHALRELLHENALLIPSAVRLNCCLINSEDIAALNCVPDNILGFDLSSFNEFQTPGYFPVRLNTWNHKIVSNVSEIMIVDFQSNISFDKNCFIQKRATASTQVHGVLFWFNLSLAENIELSNSPENNRSHWMQAVQLFEHPVEVKENSLYHLHCFSTENGIVFKGVYPDTDDTNRSLLHTDKVSNELI
- the ada gene encoding bifunctional DNA-binding transcriptional regulator/O6-methylguanine-DNA methyltransferase Ada produces the protein MKILKDKRWKWLKNKEVPEKAKFVYGVIASKIYFDPHNPSRLPKPENIVFFDNENDAILAGYRKSKRCGDIQKNTKNRHCKIIKKACEIMDNSDGKIKLDELADTVGMSAYHFHRVFKEQTGVTPKEYLQTKNRNQVQQNISTHDSITAAVYDSGFSSNSRFYEKSNQLLGMTPKKFKSGGKNEVIYFSIGKCSLRSFLVAKSAKGLCRISINNDPEVLIKELQDAFSHAELIGGDAEFDLIVAKVVGLIEHPGNDTELPLDIRGTAFQQKVWKALREIPAGETVTYSYIAQKIGMPKSYRAVANACGANKLAVAVPCHRVVRNDGSLGGYRWGLDRKKVLINREKEQHRIIGKKGN